One Osmerus mordax isolate fOsmMor3 chromosome 16, fOsmMor3.pri, whole genome shotgun sequence genomic window carries:
- the LOC136959294 gene encoding LOW QUALITY PROTEIN: SUN domain-containing ossification factor-like (The sequence of the model RefSeq protein was modified relative to this genomic sequence to represent the inferred CDS: deleted 1 base in 1 codon), protein MMKKRLWRVVSVCFIVAALFWPCSGYAVCTEPPPGAPNTPAQETSTNKDPGKSLHHLQVELALVPDFQSLSEDNLLTEENLEDEEDEKMELAFIEDRKQVEERAWELQEPVTEPEPEPEPVMEQLIPEASNAQDQEPSPTSDLPPPPSVPVSEEPSTPHSAQDSSSSDIVSGDVVDDTPLLEHSDAGSADCDLSSVPVVLENTSNVHGGGTKSHTEPPLVQTSQDSSALGTNTSHLLEEQGLGSHIPAETDPSLASKDPEDIPTFDEWKRKMMEVEKEKIQATHTSSSGASRAVKKIQKNFNNYASVECGAKILGANPEAKSTCAILMENMDFYMLNPCSNKIWFVIELCEPIQVKRLDIANFELFSSTPKDFLVSISDRYPTNKWLKLGTFHGRDERTVQSFPLDEHLYAKYVKMFTKYIKVELLSHFGSEHFCPLSLIRVFGTSMVEEYEEIAEPSERPDDQDDYFDYPPGYVPQEAKSSNNLIGSATDVILNMVNNIADVLGAGASLDGNFTGQTVNVTDSSSSSQLDPEVLLTPVPDIEELDQRVIQVDPDAPVPESPSLDPLIPEDPPTEPPQLEPPPKGDMVVTLMEDEEADPPQPTITLLDREEEEEEEERRTRERERAKQESQDYCGRSSSCSCSLQEYLHQQCLALSAPRRNPSETERTPEPPPHTYTPVWLLPLPPPVSYTPQQPPPQEQQPEEAPLEQGEGGAGSTEAPQPPAEQGEAGPEPAQLEPSLTSSLAGSSCSDTPASKPTLVLEMPQTSTLDVQALLERSQEGQVEGRPTPTMSTSSSRAPEDQTWGPPTEERPVPEGADLQEPVASPHPLDVADPSPPPLPAAPPPTEPPAPPSEPERGNIPPEDSLPDSDLTASPRTHTAPPETKGEDPVDDILLTSSNGSGQPPRPSSHTPSHSEFYAEQHNVTEQTGSQMHGSGQKESVFMRLNNRIKALEVNMSLSGRYLEQLSQRYRKQMEEMQRAFNMTIIKLQNTSRIAEEQDQRQTESIQILQGQLENITQLVLNLSVSVLQLQSEVSDRQSYLLLCLVLCLLLGLLLCSHHCQISSLPPSPTTDQEPPSYSSPDRSFSSRDDTSCKRRASYPLLLSDSCQLASTESPESLHMMEPQTFVPANKKKKRGKVKPSEKAETPKPSTVVVSPPVANGALICNGAPRGADLSRPLLMDSPSEGSSEGSSHSDEPSFCGIATCTRLCDDLPPPKSRAERRAFKHRRSETGCVVVDLLQAPRKDTRDTTPILQDLMRGNKELRSGTFGVTAL, encoded by the exons atgatgaagaagagACTGTGGCGAGTGGTGTCAGTGTGCTTCATTGTAGCTGCACTGTTTTG GCCCTGCAGTGGGTATGCTGTCTGCACAGAGCCGCCCCCAGGGGCCCCCAACACGCCTGCTCAGGAAACCAGCACAAATAAAGACCCAGGGAAGAGCTTACATCATCTCCAG GTTGAGTTGGCCTTGGTGCCAGACTTCCAGTCCCTGTCTGAGGACAACCTGCTGACAGAGGAAAATCTTGAAGATGAAGAAGACGAGAAGATGGAATTGGCCTTTATAGAGGACCGGAAACAGGTAGAGGAACGG GCCTGGGAGTTGCAGGAGCCGGTGACTGAGCCCGAGCCTGAGCCTGAGCCAGTTATGGAGCAGCTGATTCCGGAAGCTTCCAACGCCCAGGACCAGGAACCCTCTCccacctctgacctcccccctcccccctctgttccTGTGTCTGAGGAGCCTTCCACCCCCCATTCAGCAcaggactcctcctcctctgatat TGTATCCGGTGATGTTGTGGATGATACGCCTTTACTTGAACACAGCGATGCCGGCTCGGCTGACTGTGACCTCTCCAG TGTTCCAGTGGTCTTGGAGAACACGTCCAATGTCCATGGTGGTGGGACCAAGAGCCACACGGAGCCGCCACTAGTCCAGACCAGCCAGGACTCTTCAGCTCTGGGAACTAACACATCCCATTTGCTGGAAGAACAG GGCTTGGGCTCTCACATTCCCGCCGAAACGGATCCCAGCTTGGCCTCCAAGGACCCAGAGGACATCCCAACGTTTGACGAGTGGAAAAGGAagatgatggaggtggagaaggagaaga TCCAGGCCACTCACACCTCCTCCAGTGGGGCCTCCCGTGCTGTGAAGAAGATTCAGAAGAACTTCAACAACTATGCCTCGGTGGAGTGTGGGGCCAAGATCCTAGGGGCTAACCCAGAGGCTAAG AGCACCTGCGCTATATTGATGGAGAACATGGACTTTTACATGCTGAACCCCTGTAGCAACAAGATCTG GTTTGTCATCGAGCTCTGCGAGCCCATCCAGGTGAAGCGTTTGGACATTGCTAACTTTGAGCTCTTCTCCTCTACGCCCAAAGACTTCCTGGTCTCCATCAGTGACAG GTACCCCACCAACAAATGGCTGAAGCTGGGAACCTTTCACGGTCGGGACGAACGCACAGTCCAGAGCTTTCCGTTGGACGAGCACCTGTATGCCAAATACGTCAAG ATGTTCACCAAGTACATAAAG gtggagCTGCTGTCCCACTTTGGCTCGGAGCACTTCTGTCCTCTCAGTCTCATAAG GGTGTTTGGAACCAGCATGGTGGAGGAGTACGAGGAGATAGCCGAACCCTCTGAGAGACCAGACGACCAAGATGACTACTTCG ATTACCCACCTGGCTATGTACCCCAAGAAGCCAAGTCATCCAACAACCTGATTGGATCAGCCACGG ACGTCATCCTGAACATGGTGAACAACATCGCGGACGTTCTCGGGGCAGGCGCCTCATTGGACG GCAACTTTACAGGCCAGACTGTCAACGTGACGGACTCATCCAGCTCATCTCAATTGGACCCTGaggtcctcctcacccctgt gcCAGACATCGAAGAGCTGGACCAGCGTGTTATCCAGGTGGACCCCGATGCCCCTGTCCCAGAATCCCCTTCTCTAGACCCCCTCATTCCTGAGGAcccccccacagagcccccccagCTCGAGCCCCCCCCTAAGGGGGACATGGTGGTCACTTtgatggaggacgaggaggctgACCCGCCCCAGCCCACCATCACCCtgctggacagggaggaggaggaggaggaggaggagcggaggactagggagagggagagggcgaaGCAGGAGAGTCAGGACTACTGTGGACGctcatcctcctgctcctgctctctccaggaGTACCTCCACCAACAGTGTTTGGCTCTTTCGGCCCCACGTAGGAACCCCAGCGAGACAGAAAGGactccagagccccccccccacacctacactcctgtctggctgctgcccctccccccccctgtctcttacACTCCCCAGCAGCCACCCCCCCAGGAGCAGCAGCCTGAAGAGGCTCCGCTTGAGCAGGGCGAGGGGGGAGCAGGCTCCACGGAGGCCCCACAGCCCCCAGCGGAGCAGGGAGAGGCCGGGCCTGAGCCGGCTCAGCTTGAGCCCAGCCTGACCTCCAGCCTGGCTGGGAGCAGCTGCTCAGACACCCCCGCCTCCAAGCCCACCCTGGTTTTGGAGATGCCCCAAACCTCCACCCTTGATGTGCAGGCCCTCCTAGAGAGGAGCCAGGAGGGGCAGGTTGAGGGGAGACCCACCCCCACCATGAgcacctccagcagcagggcccCAGAGGACCAGACCTGGGGACCCCCCACAGAGGAGAGGCCCGTCCCAGAGGGGGCTGACCTCCAGGAGCCGGTAGCTTCTCCACACCCCCTCGACGTAGCCGATCCCTCCCCACCGCCCCtccctgccgcc ccccccccgacagagCCTCCCGCCCCCCCATCAGAGCCGGAGAGGGGCAACATCCCGCCCGAGGATTCCCTTCCCGACTCTGACCTCACAGCCTCCCCACGCACCCACACCGCCCCCCCAGAAACCAAGGGCGAGGACCCGGTGGACGACATCCTCCTAACTTCATCCAACGGAAGCGGGCAACCACCTCGCCCCTCGTCCCACACGCCCTCCCACTCGGAGTTCTACGCCGAGCAGCACAACGTCACAGAGCAGACCGGCAGCCAGATGCACGGCTCCGGCCAGAAGGAGTCGGTCTTCATGAGGCTGAACAACCGCATCAAGGCCCTGGAGGTGAACATGTCCCTGAGCGGACGCTACCTGGAGCAGCTCAGCCAGAG GTACCGTAAGCAGATGGAGGAGATGCAGAGAGCTTTCAACATGACCATCATCAAGCTCCAGAACACGTCCAGGATAGCAGAGGAACAG GACCAGCGTCAGACAGAGTCCATCCAGATCCTGCAAGGACAGCTGGAGAACATCACCCAGCTGGTCCTCAACCTGTCTGTCAGTGTCCTCCAGCTGCAGAGCGAG GTGTCCGACAGGCAGAGCTATCTCCTGCTGTGTCTGGTCCTGTGTctgctgctgggcctgctgctgtGCTCTCACCACTGCCAGATAtccagcctgcccccctcccccaccaccgacCAGGAGCCTCCCAGCTACAGCAGCCCAGacag gtctTTCTCCTCGCGGGACGACACAAGCTGTAAGAGACGGGCTTCgtaccctctcctgctctctgatTCGTGCCAGTTGGCCTCCACCGAAA GTCCAGAATCCCTGCACATGATGGAGCCACAGACTTTTGTACCTGCTAATAAAAAG AAGAAACGAGGTAAAGTCAAGCCCAGCGAGAAGGCGGAGACTCCAAAGCCGTCGACTGTCGTAGTTTCTCCACCCGTGGCTAACGGCGCCCTTATATGCAACGGAGCCCCGAGGGGTGCAGACCTCAGTCGGCCTCTCCTCATGGACTCCCCGTCCGAGGGCAGCTCCGAAGGCTCCTCCCACTCGGACGAGCCGTCCTTCTGCGGCATCGCCACCTGCACGCGCCTCTGCGACGACCTGCCCCCGCCCAAGAGCAGGGCGGAGAGGCGGGCGTTCAAGCACCGGCGCTCCGAGACcggctgtgtggtggtggaccTGCTGCAGGCCCCTCGGAAGGACACCAGAGACACCACCCCCATCCTGCAGGACCTCATGAGGGGCAACAAGGAGCTGCGCTCAGGGACGTTTGGGGTCACAGCACTGTGA
- the si:ch211-106k21.5 gene encoding leucine-rich repeat-containing protein 24 isoform X2, giving the protein MAIKGFFYQWSLLLLCIWPIRDQLVEGCACPGATVLAQFPPELPTESCCLNYSGSSFNHVLWPTLSNGTNLQMLDLSHCNISRIEVGTTCAASPLMVVYLRHNRLTTLPGDFLATQTSLRVLDLGMNLLGELPEGFFKGSEELQDLDLQGNCLRSLPTSALQRSSLLKLNLADNPWDCSCSLVEILNAGGQGNSSSLEGNVTCASPKSLVGESVWSVRGSDVCRPPGLTALFILLPLLILLALVLCWCCGRTKKRKESLTFGSSKNKASHTDCNGHRQHRSKHPGRQVAKVEEGGGREEILKNQLLLRPSSTLLGSTRDIYEEVEIKLGSVDSLPRAPSHYSSSTEGGTGRQGAQGAGEGLEVGGKKELDAIASPH; this is encoded by the exons ATGGCAATAAAAG GATTTTTCTACCAATGGAGTCTCTTGTTATTGTGCATTTGGCCTATAAGAGACCAACTTGTGGAGGGATGTGCATGCCCTGGAGCAACCGTTCTGGCCCAGTTTCCACCAGAGTTGCCCACTGAGTCTTGCTGTCTGAACTACTCTGGCTCCTCTTTCAACCATGTGCTATGGCCCACACTCAGCAATGGGACCAATCTACAGATGCTGGATCTGTCCCACTGTAACATCAGCCGTATTGAGGTGGGCACTACCTGTGCTGCATCACCTCTGATGGTGGTCTACCTGAGACATAACAGATTAACCACGCTGCCAGGAGACTTCCTGGCCACTCAGACCAGTCTCAGGGTGCTGGATCTGGGCATGAACCTTTTAGGGGAGTTGCCTGAAGGCTTCTTCAAGGGCTCTGAGGAGCTCCAGGATCTGGATCTACAGGGGAACTGCCTGcgttctctccccacctctgcaCTACAGCGGTCCAGCCTGCTGAAGCTGAATCTGGCTGACAACCCGTGGGACTGCTCCTGTTCCCTGGTGGAGATCCTGAATGCTGGAGGGCAGGGGAACAGCAGCAGCCTCGAGGGTAATGTGACCTGTGCCTCTCCCAAGAGCCTGgtaggtgagagtgtgtggtcaGTCAGGGGGAGTGACGTGTGCCGTCCCCCAGGCCTAACcgccctcttcatcctcctccccctcctcatcctcctggcCCTGGTGCTCTGTTGGTGCTGCGGGAGGACaaagaagagaaaggagagcctCACATTTGGCTCCTCCAAGAACAAGGCCTCTCACACAGACTGCAATGGGCACAGGCAGCATCGATCCAAACACCCAGGCAGACAGGTGGccaaggtggaggagggtggcggAAGGGAAGAAATCCTGAAAAACCAGCTACTGCtacgcccctcctccaccctccttggCAGCACCAGAGATATATACGAGGAAGTGGAGATCAAGTTAGGCTCTGTGGACTCTCTGCCTCGAGCCCCCTCCCACTACTCATCTTCCACAGAGGGGGGCACAGGGCGGCAGGGGGCCCAGGGGGCCGGAGAAGgactggaggtggggggcaaGAAAGAACTGGATGCT ATAGCATCTCCTCACTGA
- the si:ch211-106k21.5 gene encoding leucine-rich repeat-containing protein 24 isoform X1, whose protein sequence is MAIKGFFYQWSLLLLCIWPIRDQLVEGCACPGATVLAQFPPELPTESCCLNYSGSSFNHVLWPTLSNGTNLQMLDLSHCNISRIEVGTTCAASPLMVVYLRHNRLTTLPGDFLATQTSLRVLDLGMNLLGELPEGFFKGSEELQDLDLQGNCLRSLPTSALQRSSLLKLNLADNPWDCSCSLVEILNAGGQGNSSSLEGNVTCASPKSLVGESVWSVRGSDVCRPPGLTALFILLPLLILLALVLCWCCGRTKKRKESLTFGSSKNKASHTDCNGHRQHRSKHPGRQVAKVEEGGGREEILKNQLLLRPSSTLLGSTRDIYEEVEIKLGSVDSLPRAPSHYSSSTEGGTGRQGAQGAGEGLEVGGKKELDAVSVTEVMKDSADREKAYLTQSTEYYSLVPGIDLEDSDHGEYESVDLS, encoded by the exons ATGGCAATAAAAG GATTTTTCTACCAATGGAGTCTCTTGTTATTGTGCATTTGGCCTATAAGAGACCAACTTGTGGAGGGATGTGCATGCCCTGGAGCAACCGTTCTGGCCCAGTTTCCACCAGAGTTGCCCACTGAGTCTTGCTGTCTGAACTACTCTGGCTCCTCTTTCAACCATGTGCTATGGCCCACACTCAGCAATGGGACCAATCTACAGATGCTGGATCTGTCCCACTGTAACATCAGCCGTATTGAGGTGGGCACTACCTGTGCTGCATCACCTCTGATGGTGGTCTACCTGAGACATAACAGATTAACCACGCTGCCAGGAGACTTCCTGGCCACTCAGACCAGTCTCAGGGTGCTGGATCTGGGCATGAACCTTTTAGGGGAGTTGCCTGAAGGCTTCTTCAAGGGCTCTGAGGAGCTCCAGGATCTGGATCTACAGGGGAACTGCCTGcgttctctccccacctctgcaCTACAGCGGTCCAGCCTGCTGAAGCTGAATCTGGCTGACAACCCGTGGGACTGCTCCTGTTCCCTGGTGGAGATCCTGAATGCTGGAGGGCAGGGGAACAGCAGCAGCCTCGAGGGTAATGTGACCTGTGCCTCTCCCAAGAGCCTGgtaggtgagagtgtgtggtcaGTCAGGGGGAGTGACGTGTGCCGTCCCCCAGGCCTAACcgccctcttcatcctcctccccctcctcatcctcctggcCCTGGTGCTCTGTTGGTGCTGCGGGAGGACaaagaagagaaaggagagcctCACATTTGGCTCCTCCAAGAACAAGGCCTCTCACACAGACTGCAATGGGCACAGGCAGCATCGATCCAAACACCCAGGCAGACAGGTGGccaaggtggaggagggtggcggAAGGGAAGAAATCCTGAAAAACCAGCTACTGCtacgcccctcctccaccctccttggCAGCACCAGAGATATATACGAGGAAGTGGAGATCAAGTTAGGCTCTGTGGACTCTCTGCCTCGAGCCCCCTCCCACTACTCATCTTCCACAGAGGGGGGCACAGGGCGGCAGGGGGCCCAGGGGGCCGGAGAAGgactggaggtggggggcaaGAAAGAACTGGATGCTGTGAGTGTGACGGAGGTGATGAAGGATTCTGCAGATAGGGAGAAAGCTTACTTGACCCAGTCCACAGAATACTACAGCCTAGTGCCCGGCATCGACCTGGAAGACTCAGACCATGGAGAATATGAGAGTGTAGACCTCTCGTGA